One part of the Candidatus Eisenbacteria bacterium genome encodes these proteins:
- a CDS encoding flagellar motor protein, whose amino-acid sequence MDLATVGGLVLALGSILVSYLMEGGEVAAVLQIPAMLLVIGGTIGASTMTTSLKTVLALPTYLKIAMFSSERSPGELINTIVTLAEKARRDGLLPLESEAKKIKDPFLKKAVELVVDGTDPAVVRNILETEMAFISVRHKEGATLFGKLGGFSPTLGIIGTVLGLIHTLGNTSDASKMAESIAGAFIATLWGVGMANLFYLPIGDKLKVRHEEEQLFLELAMEGVISIQSGENPRVIRTKLLSFLEPKARTEPQKKAA is encoded by the coding sequence ATGGATCTCGCGACCGTCGGCGGACTCGTCCTGGCGCTGGGCTCGATCCTGGTCTCCTACCTCATGGAGGGCGGCGAGGTCGCCGCGGTGCTCCAGATCCCGGCGATGCTGCTGGTGATCGGCGGCACCATCGGGGCGTCCACCATGACCACCTCGCTCAAGACCGTGCTGGCCCTGCCCACGTACCTGAAGATCGCGATGTTCTCCAGCGAGCGGAGCCCGGGGGAGCTGATCAACACCATCGTGACGCTGGCCGAGAAGGCCCGCCGCGACGGGTTGCTGCCCCTGGAGTCCGAGGCCAAGAAGATCAAGGACCCCTTCCTCAAGAAGGCCGTGGAACTGGTGGTGGACGGCACCGACCCGGCGGTGGTGCGCAACATCCTGGAAACGGAGATGGCGTTCATCTCGGTGCGGCACAAGGAGGGCGCGACGCTGTTCGGGAAGCTGGGCGGGTTCTCGCCGACCCTGGGCATCATCGGGACGGTGCTGGGCCTGATCCACACCCTGGGCAACACCAGCGACGCGAGCAAGATGGCCGAGTCCATCGCCGGCGCCTTCATCGCCACGCTGTGGGGCGTGGGCATGGCCAACCTGTTCTACCTGCCGATCGGCGATAAGTTGAAAGTCAGGCACGAGGAGGAGCAGCTGTTCCTGGAACTGGCCATGGAGGGGGTAATTTCCATCCAGAGCGGTGAAAATCCGCGCGTCATCCGGACCAAGCTGCTGAGCTTCCTGGAGCCCAAGGCCCGGACCGAGCCCCAGAAGAAGGCCGCATGA
- a CDS encoding flagellar FlbD family protein, whose protein sequence is MIHLTKLNGVDCVLNADLIETLESTPDTTITLISGHKMNVLEPVDEVVARVIEFRRRLMAAPYVVEGSWQEEEESGREEVDEAQDAPLAQAGPIPGPWATAPRSGEER, encoded by the coding sequence ATGATTCATCTCACCAAGCTCAACGGCGTGGATTGCGTGCTCAACGCCGACCTGATCGAGACGCTCGAAAGCACGCCGGACACCACCATCACCCTGATCTCCGGGCACAAGATGAACGTGCTCGAGCCGGTGGACGAGGTGGTGGCCCGGGTGATCGAGTTTCGCCGACGCCTGATGGCGGCCCCCTACGTCGTGGAGGGGTCGTGGCAGGAGGAGGAGGAGTCGGGGCGGGAGGAAGTGGACGAGGCGCAGGACGCGCCGCTCGCGCAGGCGGGGCCCATCCCCGGCCCGTGGGCGACGGCCCCGCGGTCCGGAGAGGAGCGCTAG
- a CDS encoding flagellar hook protein FlgE, translated as MLRAMFSGVTGLRAHQTMMDVIGNNIANINTIGFKTGRARFAEQFSQLLQAASPGSGTQGGTNPMQIGMGTGVAGIDNFFGQGTLENTGLGTDLAIQGDGFFILGSGGGQQYTRAGAFSFDAQGRLVDPGTGKVVQGYMADAAGTIAPGTALSDLRISTDATASAKPTTQMEVHGNLDAGAAAGTNVDVTTTVYDSRGNKHSLTLRLTKDATSPLVWNVTIPTPPTGYTATGGAGALTFNTDGTLNTSSVTDLTLAPSPANGAADIVVKLATTTSPAYNPFGTMTSSAGDTTAFVFSQDGYSAGNLVRTSIDSQGHVVGSFSNGVTRTLAQVALARFINDAGLTKGNGNSWEESLNSGRAVVGSAGSGSFGSISAGALEGSNVDLASEFTDLITAQRGFQANARMITTGDELLSEVVNIKR; from the coding sequence ATGCTGCGAGCCATGTTCTCCGGAGTCACCGGCCTGCGGGCCCACCAGACCATGATGGACGTGATCGGTAACAACATCGCCAACATCAACACCATCGGCTTCAAGACCGGTCGGGCGCGCTTCGCCGAGCAGTTCTCCCAGCTGCTGCAGGCGGCCTCGCCGGGCAGCGGCACCCAGGGCGGCACCAACCCGATGCAGATCGGGATGGGCACCGGCGTGGCCGGCATCGACAACTTCTTCGGCCAGGGCACGCTGGAGAACACCGGCCTGGGCACCGACCTGGCCATCCAGGGCGACGGCTTCTTCATCCTGGGCAGCGGCGGCGGGCAGCAGTACACCCGCGCCGGCGCGTTCAGCTTCGACGCCCAGGGCCGCCTGGTGGATCCGGGCACCGGCAAGGTGGTGCAGGGCTACATGGCCGACGCCGCCGGCACCATCGCGCCGGGCACCGCGCTGTCCGACCTGCGCATCTCCACCGACGCCACCGCCTCCGCCAAGCCGACCACGCAGATGGAAGTCCACGGCAACCTGGACGCCGGCGCGGCGGCGGGAACCAACGTGGACGTCACCACCACCGTGTACGACTCGCGCGGCAACAAGCACTCGCTGACGCTGCGCCTGACCAAGGATGCCACCAGCCCGCTGGTGTGGAACGTGACCATCCCGACCCCGCCGACGGGCTACACCGCCACCGGCGGCGCCGGCGCGCTGACCTTCAACACCGACGGCACGCTCAACACCAGCTCGGTGACCGACCTCACGCTCGCCCCCAGCCCGGCGAACGGGGCGGCCGACATCGTGGTCAAGCTGGCGACCACCACGTCGCCGGCCTACAACCCGTTCGGCACCATGACCTCGAGCGCCGGCGACACCACCGCGTTCGTGTTCAGCCAGGACGGCTACAGCGCCGGCAACCTGGTGCGCACCTCGATCGACAGCCAGGGTCACGTGGTGGGCAGCTTCTCCAACGGCGTCACGCGCACGCTGGCCCAGGTGGCGCTGGCCCGCTTCATCAACGACGCCGGGCTGACCAAGGGCAACGGCAACTCGTGGGAAGAGTCGCTCAACTCCGGCCGCGCGGTGGTGGGCTCGGCGGGCTCCGGCTCGTTCGGCAGCATCTCCGCCGGCGCGCTGGAAGGCTCCAACGTGGACCTGGCGTCCGAGTTCACCGACCTGATCACCGCGCAGCGCGGGTTCCAGGCCAACGCCCGGATGATCACCACCGGCGACGAGCTGCTGAGCGAAGTCGTCAACATCAAGCGCTAG
- a CDS encoding flagellar hook assembly protein FlgD: MSTNAIHGTNTAASLGATMGASGASALGKEDFLLLLTAQLRNQDPMQPIQNEAFVAQLAQFSSLEQMQNMNDGMATSILLNQSVNNSLTTGLIGRDVEARGDQFTLSAGGKVDLGFNLSGAAGSVKVEVVDSSGKVVATVKSGSMGEGSHTVAWDGNGADGQPAPAGEYTFKVTATDAKGAAVPAETLVRGRVTGVKFSHGQTYLLVGDRSVSLSDVTQIVEAPVKK; this comes from the coding sequence ATGAGCACGAACGCGATTCACGGCACCAACACCGCCGCGAGCCTGGGCGCCACCATGGGCGCGAGCGGCGCCAGCGCGCTGGGCAAGGAGGACTTCCTGCTCCTGCTCACCGCGCAGCTGCGCAACCAGGACCCCATGCAGCCGATCCAGAACGAGGCGTTCGTGGCGCAGCTGGCGCAGTTCTCTTCGCTGGAACAGATGCAGAACATGAACGACGGCATGGCCACCAGCATTCTGCTCAACCAGTCGGTGAACAATTCGCTCACCACCGGGCTCATCGGCCGCGACGTGGAGGCCCGGGGCGACCAGTTCACCCTCTCCGCCGGCGGCAAGGTGGACCTGGGCTTCAACCTCTCCGGCGCCGCGGGCAGCGTGAAGGTGGAGGTGGTGGACTCCAGCGGCAAGGTGGTGGCCACGGTGAAGTCCGGCAGCATGGGCGAGGGTTCGCACACCGTGGCCTGGGACGGCAACGGCGCGGACGGCCAGCCGGCCCCGGCCGGCGAGTACACCTTCAAGGTCACCGCCACCGACGCCAAGGGCGCGGCGGTGCCCGCGGAGACGCTGGTGCGCGGACGCGTGACCGGGGTGAAGTTCAGTCACGGTCAGACCTACCTGCTGGTGGGCGACCGCTCCGTGAGCCTGTCCGACGTGACCCAGATCGTGGAAGCCCCGGTGAAGAAGTAA
- a CDS encoding flagellar hook-length control protein FliK, with translation MSESVQSPRPRPAARRTDPFEPRPAAPPQAGPGAAFAALLDLAARPQAAPPGGRDRARAADPRRDCAPTPSPRTGRRDDTDAPRAAHAAAPRDSRDVSTPARPARGADGEDRPAGDEDARTERAAPIGATGGTPGPDGARTAPRASKVGVDGTGGGEPARVPQPQSAAPQGGPGAASASPGAPGTTPQPESSAATGTPSAPAGSGLPAAVGPDGDAGDPAGAILKELLGAAARVVVTGPSKSDWGQATAVAAQVRAGAEAEAEAAGAQPGDTAAAAPGQDAGASAPATSSRSNASGAGVPGTLPVTPQDAKGNAPGAPEAQPEAARPNQEPNAAGTANADAPARAGEAGPRGVRAASAPEAAAGAPQAAASAAPEASGPRGAQAHESARGAGTPAHPVVEAQRQGGGEQALTQEGGNPRSGASEPAASTTPAGAEPRAQLMKTQDVATTVSSGSADAVTAVRADSATAAAPGARSREEAATPVSKSHAGAPAARRIVDTLVSQIAIKFHAPGSSEATVRLHPESLGKVEIRLRMENGHLQAQFAADSPEAREAIRQHLPELERALADARGVTSLRVEVGGSFEGHGRRDAAPARTRPAVPRAATTTTEIAPAPGAPRAAREGRLDLYA, from the coding sequence GTGAGCGAATCCGTCCAGTCTCCGCGCCCGCGCCCCGCGGCACGGCGCACCGACCCGTTCGAGCCCCGGCCCGCGGCCCCGCCGCAGGCCGGGCCGGGCGCTGCATTCGCGGCGCTGCTCGACCTGGCCGCGCGCCCGCAGGCGGCGCCCCCGGGCGGGCGGGACCGCGCCCGCGCCGCGGACCCGCGCCGCGACTGCGCGCCGACCCCGTCGCCGCGCACCGGGCGGAGGGACGACACCGACGCGCCCCGCGCCGCACACGCCGCAGCGCCCCGCGATTCCCGCGACGTCAGCACCCCGGCGCGCCCGGCCCGCGGTGCGGACGGCGAGGACCGGCCCGCGGGGGACGAGGACGCACGGACGGAGCGCGCCGCCCCGATCGGCGCGACCGGCGGCACCCCCGGCCCCGACGGGGCACGGACTGCGCCGCGCGCATCGAAGGTCGGAGTGGACGGGACGGGCGGTGGGGAACCCGCCCGCGTGCCGCAGCCGCAGTCGGCCGCGCCGCAAGGCGGACCGGGTGCGGCGAGCGCGTCCCCCGGCGCGCCGGGCACGACGCCGCAGCCCGAATCATCCGCCGCGACGGGCACCCCGTCGGCGCCCGCCGGGTCCGGCCTGCCCGCGGCCGTCGGCCCGGACGGAGACGCCGGGGACCCCGCGGGGGCGATCCTGAAGGAACTGCTGGGGGCCGCCGCGCGCGTGGTGGTGACCGGGCCATCGAAGTCGGATTGGGGCCAGGCAACCGCGGTTGCGGCGCAGGTCCGGGCAGGCGCAGAGGCGGAGGCGGAAGCCGCGGGGGCGCAGCCCGGGGACACCGCGGCCGCGGCGCCGGGCCAGGACGCCGGAGCTTCGGCCCCGGCGACTTCGTCGCGCTCGAACGCCAGCGGCGCAGGTGTGCCGGGCACGCTGCCGGTGACGCCGCAGGACGCGAAGGGCAACGCCCCGGGCGCGCCCGAGGCGCAGCCGGAGGCCGCCCGTCCGAACCAGGAACCGAATGCCGCAGGCACGGCGAATGCCGACGCCCCGGCCCGCGCCGGCGAAGCCGGTCCGCGGGGCGTCCGCGCCGCGTCCGCGCCGGAAGCCGCCGCGGGCGCGCCACAGGCTGCCGCGTCCGCCGCCCCGGAGGCGTCGGGCCCGCGCGGTGCACAGGCGCACGAGTCCGCCCGGGGCGCGGGCACTCCCGCCCACCCGGTGGTGGAGGCCCAGCGCCAGGGAGGAGGGGAACAGGCTTTGACGCAGGAGGGCGGAAACCCCCGTTCCGGCGCCTCCGAGCCCGCGGCCAGCACGACACCGGCGGGAGCGGAGCCTCGCGCTCAACTGATGAAGACACAGGATGTTGCGACCACGGTTTCGAGTGGATCCGCCGACGCGGTGACCGCGGTGAGAGCCGACTCCGCCACGGCCGCCGCGCCGGGCGCCCGGTCCCGCGAGGAGGCTGCGACCCCGGTGTCGAAGTCCCACGCCGGCGCGCCCGCCGCGCGCCGGATCGTGGACACGCTGGTGAGCCAGATCGCGATCAAGTTCCACGCCCCGGGTTCCAGCGAGGCCACGGTGCGGCTGCACCCCGAATCGCTGGGCAAGGTGGAGATCCGGCTGCGCATGGAGAACGGCCACTTGCAGGCGCAGTTCGCGGCGGACAGCCCGGAGGCCCGCGAGGCCATCCGGCAGCATCTTCCGGAATTGGAGCGCGCGCTGGCCGACGCCCGCGGCGTGACTTCGCTCAGGGTGGAAGTGGGGGGGAGTTTCGAGGGCCACGGCCGCCGGGATGCGGCGCCGGCGCGCACGCGCCCGGCAGTCCCGCGGGCTGCGACCACGACCACGGAGATCGCTCCGGCACCCGGCGCGCCCCGCGCGGCGCGCGAAGGCCGGCTGGACTTGTACGCGTGA
- a CDS encoding FliI/YscN family ATPase yields MPTLEPRLERVNRFDSIRVTGRVAQVVGLVVEATGLSASVGELCEICTSRTEPPARAEVVGFRGDRALLMPLGDLRGVHPGSEVVRTRQPLSAPVGPGMLGRVLDGMGVPMDDGGPLPPGEMRPLHAAPPHPLKRARVLRPLASGVRAVDGFLTLGRGQRMGIFSGSGVGKSMLLGMMARGTEAEVTVIALIGERGREVRDFLERDLGPEGLKRSVVVTVTSDQPALVRVKGALLAATIAEYFRDRGAQVLLLMDSLTRVAMAQREVGLATGEPPTARGYTPSVFALMPQLLERSGCGADGSVTGIYTVLVEQDDMNDPIADSARSVLDGHVVLSRRLASAGHYPAIDVLESVSRVMHDVADPEHRKWAQEGRRHLATYREAEDLVQIGAYARGSNADIDAALERRPRLQQFLQQAPGELEPFHGTLAHLRAAVA; encoded by the coding sequence ATGCCGACGCTTGAACCGAGGCTGGAGCGGGTGAACCGCTTCGACTCCATCCGGGTGACCGGCCGGGTGGCGCAGGTGGTGGGCCTGGTGGTGGAAGCCACCGGGCTGTCCGCCTCGGTGGGCGAGCTGTGCGAGATCTGCACCTCCCGCACCGAGCCGCCCGCGCGCGCCGAGGTGGTGGGCTTCCGGGGCGACCGCGCGCTGTTGATGCCGCTGGGCGACCTGCGCGGGGTGCACCCGGGCAGTGAGGTGGTGCGCACGCGCCAGCCGCTGTCGGCGCCGGTGGGCCCGGGGATGCTGGGACGGGTCCTGGACGGAATGGGCGTTCCCATGGACGACGGGGGCCCCCTGCCTCCGGGCGAGATGCGCCCGCTGCATGCCGCGCCGCCGCACCCGCTGAAACGCGCCCGCGTGCTGCGCCCGCTGGCGTCCGGGGTGCGCGCGGTGGACGGATTCCTGACCCTGGGACGCGGGCAGCGCATGGGCATCTTCTCGGGCTCGGGCGTGGGCAAGAGCATGCTGCTGGGGATGATGGCGCGCGGCACCGAGGCCGAGGTCACGGTGATCGCGCTGATCGGCGAGCGCGGCCGCGAAGTGCGCGACTTCCTGGAGCGCGACCTGGGCCCCGAGGGGCTGAAGCGCTCCGTGGTGGTGACGGTGACCAGCGACCAGCCCGCCCTGGTGCGGGTGAAGGGCGCGCTGCTGGCCGCCACCATCGCCGAGTATTTCCGCGACCGCGGCGCGCAGGTGCTGCTGCTGATGGACTCGCTCACCCGCGTGGCGATGGCGCAGCGCGAGGTGGGCCTGGCCACCGGCGAGCCGCCCACGGCCCGCGGCTACACCCCGAGCGTATTCGCACTGATGCCGCAGCTCCTGGAGCGCTCGGGTTGCGGCGCGGACGGCTCGGTGACCGGCATCTACACGGTGCTGGTGGAACAGGACGACATGAACGACCCCATCGCCGACTCCGCGCGCTCGGTGCTGGACGGCCACGTGGTGCTCTCGCGGCGCCTGGCGTCCGCGGGGCACTACCCGGCCATCGACGTGCTGGAGAGTGTCAGCCGCGTGATGCACGACGTGGCGGACCCGGAGCACCGCAAGTGGGCGCAGGAGGGCCGCCGGCACCTGGCCACCTACCGCGAGGCGGAGGACCTGGTGCAGATCGGCGCCTACGCCCGGGGCAGCAACGCCGACATCGACGCCGCGCTGGAGCGGCGGCCGCGCCTGCAGCAGTTCCTGCAGCAGGCCCCCGGCGAACTGGAACCGTTTCACGGCACCCTGGCGCACCTGCGCGCCGCGGTGGCCTAG
- the fliG gene encoding flagellar motor switch protein FliG: MKPQLKTTSISQLTGAQRAAVLMVSLGPEDSARVLKEMPPADIESLTLEIARLGDVPSELRHQIFEQVGKEAMTRENFVEGGLPYAQQVLERALGGDRAREIVNRVQGSVETTGFEMLRNFETAHLVNFIRNEHPQTIALILAHLRVPQAAEVLSMLPPETQPEIVARLATMDHISSDTISEIESVLSQNLVSVESQSASEVGGVQVVADLLKRLDRGVERNILSTLDRENPAVSQQVKNLMFLFEDIGRIDDRGIQRLLKEVDTKELALALKAASEELKNLIFRNMSERAVEILKEERDRMGPVKLKTFEEAQRHVIDAVRALEEQGEIVIAGRGGKQDEVVV, translated from the coding sequence TTGAAGCCGCAACTGAAGACCACCTCGATCTCCCAGCTCACCGGGGCGCAGCGCGCCGCCGTGCTGATGGTGAGCCTGGGACCCGAGGACTCCGCCCGGGTGCTCAAGGAGATGCCGCCCGCGGACATCGAGTCGCTCACGCTGGAGATCGCGCGGCTGGGCGACGTGCCCAGCGAGCTGCGGCACCAGATCTTCGAGCAGGTGGGCAAGGAGGCCATGACCCGCGAGAACTTCGTGGAGGGCGGCCTCCCGTACGCCCAGCAGGTGCTGGAGCGCGCCCTCGGCGGGGACCGCGCGCGCGAGATCGTGAACCGGGTGCAGGGCTCGGTGGAAACCACCGGCTTCGAGATGCTGCGCAACTTCGAGACCGCGCACCTGGTGAACTTCATCCGCAACGAGCACCCGCAGACCATCGCGCTGATCCTGGCGCACCTGCGGGTGCCGCAGGCGGCGGAGGTGCTGAGCATGCTGCCGCCCGAGACGCAGCCGGAAATCGTGGCGCGCCTGGCGACCATGGACCACATCAGCTCCGACACCATCAGCGAGATCGAGAGCGTGCTGAGCCAGAACCTGGTCTCGGTGGAGAGCCAGTCGGCCAGCGAGGTGGGGGGCGTGCAGGTGGTGGCCGACCTGCTGAAGCGGCTGGACCGCGGCGTGGAGCGCAACATCCTCTCCACCCTGGATCGGGAGAACCCGGCGGTGTCGCAGCAGGTGAAGAACCTCATGTTCCTGTTCGAGGACATCGGCCGCATCGACGACCGCGGCATCCAGCGGCTGCTCAAGGAAGTGGACACCAAGGAGCTGGCGCTGGCCCTCAAGGCCGCCAGCGAGGAGCTGAAGAACCTGATCTTCCGCAACATGTCCGAGCGCGCGGTGGAGATCCTCAAGGAGGAGCGCGACAGGATGGGCCCGGTGAAGCTCAAGACCTTCGAGGAGGCCCAGCGGCACGTCATCGACGCCGTGCGCGCCCTCGAGGAGCAGGGCGAGATCGTGATCGCCGGGCGCGGAGGCAAGCAGGATGAAGTCGTCGTCTAG
- the fliF gene encoding flagellar M-ring protein FliF, whose amino-acid sequence MDRLLGTWKRLSANQRMAVVLSLLAVVALGALVATWAGRPDYQVLYTGLKSEDGGRIVEKLRTKKVPFQLRDGGATVLVPAAQVYETRLDLATAGLPQSGGVGYEVFDKNNFGMTDFVQKLNYQRALEGELTRTIQGIEEVEQARVHLVLPEPHLYTEERAVPTASVVLKLRGRLNQGQVHGITRLVASGVEGLKPEDVTVIDTNGNVLSKGHSANSIAGLSNDQLELQQNVENYLSHKVQGMLEEVLGSNRAVVQVSAQLDFDKIERTVEKYDPDNQVVRSEEKNDTQGQGGGERSTSSVVNYEVSKSVEHIASASGGIRKLSVAVMVDGAYQVDAKGARKYQPRSPEELTKIRNIVRNAVGIDAKRGDELEVANVAFDTSVMDAVAKDMKKAQTFGVVSKVGGKVGYVVVGLLLLLFLRSAMKGLGSLTQAPPPEEELHGQQDPVQIQRRRMEERMARLARERPQEVATLVRAWMREENPN is encoded by the coding sequence ATGGATCGACTCCTCGGGACCTGGAAACGGTTGTCCGCGAACCAGCGCATGGCGGTGGTCCTTTCGCTGCTGGCCGTGGTGGCCCTCGGCGCGCTGGTGGCCACGTGGGCCGGCCGCCCCGACTACCAGGTGCTCTACACCGGTCTGAAGTCCGAGGACGGCGGCAGGATCGTGGAGAAGCTCCGCACCAAGAAGGTGCCCTTCCAGCTGCGGGACGGCGGCGCCACGGTGCTGGTGCCGGCCGCGCAGGTTTACGAGACGCGCCTCGACCTGGCCACCGCGGGGCTGCCGCAGTCCGGTGGGGTGGGCTACGAGGTGTTCGACAAGAACAACTTCGGGATGACCGACTTCGTGCAGAAGCTCAACTACCAGCGCGCCCTGGAGGGCGAGCTCACGCGCACCATCCAGGGCATCGAGGAGGTGGAGCAGGCCCGCGTCCACCTGGTGCTGCCCGAGCCGCACCTCTACACCGAGGAGCGCGCGGTGCCGACCGCCTCGGTGGTGCTCAAGCTCCGCGGCCGCCTGAACCAGGGCCAGGTCCACGGCATCACCCGGCTGGTGGCCAGCGGCGTGGAGGGGCTCAAGCCCGAGGACGTGACGGTGATCGACACCAACGGCAACGTCCTCTCCAAGGGTCACTCCGCCAACTCCATCGCGGGGCTGTCGAACGACCAGCTGGAACTGCAGCAGAACGTGGAGAACTACCTGTCCCACAAGGTGCAGGGCATGCTCGAGGAGGTGCTGGGCAGCAACCGCGCGGTGGTGCAGGTCAGCGCGCAGCTGGACTTCGACAAGATCGAGCGCACCGTGGAGAAGTACGACCCGGACAACCAGGTGGTGCGCAGCGAGGAGAAGAACGACACCCAGGGCCAGGGGGGCGGGGAGCGCAGCACCAGCTCGGTGGTCAACTACGAGGTGTCCAAGAGCGTGGAGCACATCGCCAGCGCTTCGGGCGGCATCCGCAAGCTGTCGGTGGCGGTGATGGTGGACGGCGCCTACCAGGTGGACGCCAAGGGCGCGCGCAAGTACCAGCCGCGCAGCCCGGAGGAGCTGACCAAGATCCGCAACATCGTGCGCAACGCCGTGGGCATCGACGCCAAGCGCGGGGACGAGCTGGAAGTGGCCAACGTGGCGTTCGACACCTCGGTGATGGACGCGGTGGCCAAGGACATGAAGAAGGCCCAGACCTTCGGCGTGGTGAGCAAGGTCGGCGGCAAGGTGGGCTACGTGGTGGTGGGCCTGCTGCTGCTGCTCTTCCTGCGCTCCGCCATGAAGGGCCTCGGCAGCCTGACGCAGGCGCCGCCCCCGGAGGAGGAGCTCCACGGCCAGCAGGACCCGGTGCAGATCCAGCGGCGGCGGATGGAGGAGCGCATGGCGCGGCTCGCCCGTGAGCGGCCGCAGGAGGTCGCCACCCTGGTCCGGGCCTGGATGCGCGAGGAGAACCCGAATTGA
- the fliE gene encoding flagellar hook-basal body complex protein FliE has product METIRLNPIEVGRPLEGTSPAATPAAGAGPAQVPFQQLLTQAVDTANALSQRSDAMNQALVEGRPVDLHRVVLAQQEAQIAFDLVLQMRDKLVSAYQEVMRMPL; this is encoded by the coding sequence ATGGAGACCATTCGCCTGAACCCGATCGAGGTCGGGCGGCCCCTCGAGGGGACCTCGCCCGCCGCCACCCCCGCCGCCGGCGCCGGTCCGGCGCAGGTGCCGTTCCAGCAGCTGCTGACCCAGGCCGTGGACACGGCCAACGCGCTCTCGCAGCGCTCGGACGCGATGAACCAGGCCCTGGTGGAGGGCCGGCCGGTGGACCTGCACCGCGTGGTGCTGGCGCAGCAGGAGGCCCAGATCGCCTTCGACCTGGTGCTGCAGATGCGCGACAAACTGGTGTCGGCGTACCAGGAAGTGATGCGGATGCCGCTGTAG
- the flgC gene encoding flagellar basal body rod protein FlgC: protein MGIFNSLEISASGLAAQRLRLNVIANNIANASVTRTPQGGPYRRQVADFRAALDGPRILVPEGPASPAAGMKTGPGQVAAERYQVLPAGVEVGEVQDDPSELPMVYDPGHPDADEKGYVRMPNVNPVTEMMDLMAASRAYEANVTALTVARDMANKTLEIGR, encoded by the coding sequence ATGGGCATCTTCAACAGTCTCGAGATCAGCGCGTCGGGGCTCGCCGCGCAGCGGCTCCGGCTGAACGTGATCGCCAACAACATCGCCAACGCCAGCGTGACCAGGACGCCCCAGGGCGGGCCGTACCGCCGCCAGGTGGCCGACTTCCGCGCCGCGCTCGACGGCCCGCGCATCCTGGTGCCCGAAGGCCCCGCGTCCCCGGCCGCCGGCATGAAGACCGGCCCGGGCCAGGTGGCCGCCGAGCGCTACCAGGTGCTGCCCGCCGGGGTGGAGGTGGGCGAGGTGCAGGACGACCCCTCGGAACTGCCCATGGTGTACGACCCGGGCCACCCGGACGCCGACGAGAAGGGCTACGTGCGGATGCCGAACGTGAACCCGGTGACCGAGATGATGGACCTCATGGCCGCTTCGCGGGCCTACGAGGCCAACGTGACCGCGCTGACGGTGGCGCGGGACATGGCCAACAAGACGCTGGAGATCGGCCGCTGA
- the flgB gene encoding flagellar basal body rod protein FlgB, producing MLDKILFGESIPGLRQGLDAAALRQKVTADNIANVGTPGYQAKHVAFEELLQDRTRQPHRLQLAGDGPAHLEASRGARHVSPRVEVDTSPDLRSGVNNVDIEREMVELQKTVLRHGAIAQLVSAKYKMIRQAIVDR from the coding sequence GTGCTGGACAAGATCCTCTTCGGAGAAAGCATCCCGGGACTGCGGCAGGGCCTCGACGCGGCCGCGCTGCGCCAGAAGGTGACCGCGGACAACATCGCCAACGTGGGCACTCCCGGCTACCAGGCGAAGCACGTGGCGTTCGAGGAGCTGCTCCAGGATCGCACCCGGCAGCCGCACCGTCTGCAGCTGGCCGGGGACGGCCCGGCGCACCTGGAAGCCTCGCGCGGGGCGCGGCACGTGTCGCCGCGGGTGGAGGTGGACACCTCCCCGGATTTGCGCAGCGGCGTGAACAACGTGGACATCGAGCGCGAAATGGTGGAGCTGCAGAAGACCGTGCTGCGCCACGGCGCGATCGCCCAGCTGGTCTCCGCGAAGTACAAGATGATCCGACAGGCCATCGTCGACCGGTAG